The genomic segment ACCGGCTGAACACGACGGTCGCCGCGTGTTCGCCAGCCTGCCTGTCGGCTTTCGCGTCGTCTCTGTCGTCGTTCTTCTCGCCGCCACGCGACGCCGTGCGCCGAATGCCCGACGGCCCGAATGTCTCGAAGCGGATGCGCTCGTCGGGCACGTCGAGCGCGCGCAAACCGTCGTACAGCGATTTCATGAACGCCGCCGGCCCGCACAGATAGAAGTCGTAGCTGCCGAACGGCAACACGCGCGTCAGCGCGTCGACGCTCACGCGGCCTGGCGACGCGTCGGTCGGCGCGCCGTTGGCGCGACTGTCGAACAGGTGCACCGACAACGCCGGATGCGCGCGCGCCGCATCGGCGAGATGCGCGGCGAACGGCCGCTCGGCGCCGCGCCGCGCGCCGTGCACGAAGTAGATCCGCTTCGCGTGCGCATCGGCCGGCGCGCCCGCCGCGCGGTACGCGAGCGCGCCGTTGAGCATCGCGATCATCGGCGTGATGCCGATCCCCGCCGACACGAACACGGCGGGCCGCGGGCTCGCCGCATCGAACGTGAACGCGCCGCGCGGCGCCATCGCATCGATGCGCACGCCGGGCCGCGCGTGATCGTGCAGCCACGACGACGCTTTGCCGTCGCGCTTGACGCTGATCCGGTAGCGCCGGCCGTCGAATGCGTCGGACAGCGTGTAACTGCGGATCAGCGGCCCGGATCGCGCGGCCGCGGGCAACCGGATCGTCAGATGCTGGCCCGGCTCGAACGGCGCGAGCGGGCGCGCGTCGGCGGCTTCGAAATGGAACGAGCGGACGTCGGGCGTCTCGTCGCGCACCGCCGCGACGACGAGCGTGCGCCAGCGGGTGTCCGGCGACGGCGCGGAAATCACGGCGCAAGCCTGCGCCATCTCTTTCGTCGCCTGTGTTGCCTCCGACGCCTTCAATACTGTCGATGACGCCGACGATTCCAGCACTTGCGCCGATTCCATCCCCAACGAAGACGAAAACGCGCCCGCCCCGCTCCATGCCGCGAACTGCGGCGCGAACCGCGGCGCCGACCACCGCAACGGCAGCACCGCCGCGCTGCGCCGCACTTCGCGAATCCGCAAGCGCACGAGCCGCTGCGCGCCGTCGAACGCGGCGATCGCCGGCCCGTCCCAGACGATCTCCGCGTCGGCCGCGACGTACAGCAAGTCGCCTCGCTCGAAGTCGACGAACAGCAAACCCGCGCGCGGGTCGTGCAGCAGATTGCCGATCGTGTTGAAGAAGTTGTTGCCGCTGTAGTCGGGCGTCGTCAGCGTGCGGTCGTCGTCGACGCGCACGAAGCCCGGCGGCCCGCCGCGATGCGACACGTCGACGCCGCGCGCGCCGCCCGCCGCATCCGACGCGTTCGCGGTCGCGATGAAGAACGTATCCGCGCGCGCGAGCAGCGCGCGGTCGTCGGCGTCGAGCCGCGCGGCGCGGCGCTGAGGCGGCGCGGCGTCCGCCTGCCGAGGCGGCGCGGGCGTCGGCGTGCGGCTCTGGATGTACTTCGCGCAGTTGCCGAAGCTCTGGCCGACCGTCACCGACATCGCGTCGCCCGCGAGCGACGCGACGACGCCGTTGATCCGGTTGCGCCGCCGCGTATGCAGCTCGATGCCGAGCCCGCCGAGCAGGCTGCCGACGCGCCAGTGGCCGGCGAGCGGATCGTCGCGCAGCGTGCCGCCCGCAATGTCGAGCGTGCGCGGCTGCGGCGACGACACGAAGCCCGGCGCGCCGACGCGCAGCGTCGCCCATGGCTGGCCGTCGCCGTCGATGCCGCCGACGACGAAGAACGGCAATTGCGCGAAGAACGCGCGATGTTGATCGGGCATGAATGTACGGATGCCGCGCCCGCCGGACACGGCGGCCGTATCCAGAACGCCCGCGCGCCGCTGCGCGGCGAGCTCGCCGTCGTGAAACGGCGCGACGGGCGGCGGCGCCTCGGGCGCCGCCGACGCAGGTTGCGTCATGTCGTTCTCCTTCGCAAGGGTCCGGTGGCGGGCAGCGGCGGGCAGCGCCGCGCCCGGCGGCGTCAGGCCACGCGCAACCCCGCGTCGCTCGCGGGCATCGGCACGAAACCCGGCAACGCCTCGATGCGCGCGAGCCACGCGCGCAAATTCGGGTAGGGATCGAGCGACACGCCGCCCTCGGGCGCGTGCGCGATGTACGCATACGCGGCGACGTCGGCGATCGTCGGATGCCCGCCCGTCGCGAAGCGCTTGCCGGCGAGCTCGGGCTCGATCACGTCGAACAGCCGCTGCGCGATCCGGATCGCGCTCGCGCGATCGAGCGGCGCGCCGAACAGCGTGACGAGGCGCGCGGCGGCCGCGCCGTACGCGATCGGTCCCGCCGCGAGCGACAGCCAGCGCTGCACGGCGGCCGCGCGCGGCGGATCGTCGGGCAGCCACGACGGATCGCCGTAGCGCTTCGCGAGATAGACGAGGATCGCGTTCGAATCGAACAGCACGAACTCGCCGTCCTCGATGACGGGCACCTGTCCGAACGGATTGAGCGCGAGAAATTCAGGGCGGCGGTTCGCGCCGCCGCGCATGTCGACTTCGACGAGCTCGACGGGCAGGCCGAGCAGCGACAGGAACAACTGGACGCGATGACAGTGGCCGGACAGCGGGCTCCGGTGGAGCCGGATCGGCGAGGCGGGCGGGCGGCGGGTGGACATGGGGCGGCACTCCTCGAACGAAGGGCGAAGCACAAAAAACAAGCGCCAAACGACGACGCAACACGGCGCAAACGCGCGGCGGCCGAGAGCGCCGGCCATCGGCGCGGCGCAGCGACGATCCGGCGGCCGACACCCGCAGCGTAGCGCGCGCATCCCGTTCACATAAGATGGATAATTGCCGAAACACAATCCTTGATGAATGGACAATCGGCAATGGCGGACATCCGCGACGTGAACCTGAACCGGCTGGCGATCTTCGTCGCCGTGGTCGAGGCCGGCTCGCTGACGGCGGCGGCCGAACGGCTCGGCCTCGCGAAGACGATGGTGAGCACGCACGTCCAGCGGCTCGAGGCGGAGGTCGGCGCGAGCCTCGTCGTGCGGACCACGCGGCGGCTCAACGTGACGCAGGCGGGCCGCGCGTTCTACGACGCGTGCCGCGACATCCTGCGAGCGACCGACGCGGCGCTCGCCGCGGTGGCGGGCGACGCGGGGCCGCTGCGCGGCACGCTGCGCGTGAGCGCGCCCGTCGATTACGGCGCGCTCGTCGTCGCGCCAGCGCTCGTCGCGCTGCGCGACGCGCATCCGGCGCTCGACGTCGAATTGCAATGCGACGACCGCGTCGTCGATCTCGTGCGCGAGAACCTCGACGTCGCGATCCGGCTCGGCCGGCTCGCCGATTCGAACCATCGCGCGGTGAAGCTCGGCGGCTTCGAGCGCTGGCTCGTCGCAAGCCCGGCGTTCGTCGCGCGCCACGGCGCGCCGGCCGCGCCCGATGCGCTCGGCGCGCTGCCGTACGTGATGCTGTCGACGGTGCCGCGCACGACGCTCGAGCTCGCGAACGCGCGCGGCGAGCGCGCGAGCGTGCGTTGCAGGCGCGCGTTCGTGTCGAACACGGCGACCGCGTGCCGCGCGGCGGTGCTCGCGGGCGGCGGCTTCGGCGTCGCGACGAGTTTCTCGAGCGCCGGCGACATCGCGGCCGGCCGGCTCGTGCGCCTGCTGCCGGGCTGGTCGTTTCCGCCCGGCGACATCCACGCGGTGTTTCCGTCGGCAAGCCATTCGTCCGCAAAGGTGCGCGCGTTGATCGACGCGCTGAAGGTGCGGCTCGCGGCGTCATGCTGAAGGCGCGGGCCGCCGCGCAAGCGCGGGCCGCAAGCGCGCGACGGCTCGGAGCGACGGCTTGGAACCCAGCGCCGGCGCCGCCCGCTCACTTCGCCGCGAGAAACCGCAGCGTCCCGAGCAGCACCTTCCGGCAATTTCGCACCATCTTCTCCTCCGGATCGCGATAGCCGGTCAGCAGCCATGCCGCGCCGACGTTCGTCATCGCGCCGACGAGCGCGAGCCCGATGATCCGCTGGTCCGCGCGCGCGTCGGCGTTCTCGCTCACCGGCCCGGCGAGCGAAATGATCATCTTGCCGAATTCGAGCAGATTCCGTTGATAGGTCGCATCGGTTTCCGCGCTCACGCCCATCACTTCGAGCAGCAGCACGCGCGCCGCGCACGTGTTGCGCAAAAACGCGAAGAACGCCGCGAGCCCCGCGTCGACCCGCGCCTCGAGCCCGTCGCGCGCGCCGCCGAGCGCGTCGACCGCCCGCGTCACCGACGCGCGCAACTGCTCCGCGTGATGCTGATAGGTGCAGCGCAGCAACGCGTCGGCGCTGTCGAACGCCGCGTAGAAATAGCGGTCGTTGAGCTTCGCCTCCTGGCAGATCGCGCGCACTGTCGCCCGGCGAAAGCCGATCGTGCCGAAGATCCGCGTGCCCGCGCGAATCAGCGCGTCGCGGCGCTCCGCGGCGCGCGCCTCGGATGCGACCCCGCCGTATGGGCGGCCCTTCTTGCTGAGTTCGAGAGAGTTCTCCATTTCGCTATTTGACATCAGTCAATGTCAAAATTAAAGTGGTGACGGTTCACACCACATTTAAATCCGACATATATCACGAGACACCACGAGACACCCTTAGGGAGGGCCGTCAGATGAGGAATCTTTCCGGCAAGGTGGCGGCAATCACGGGCGCGGGCTCCGGCATGGGGCGCAGCCTCGCCGTCGGGCTCGCGCGGCGCGGCTGCCATCTCGCGCTGGGCGACATCGACGAGAGCAGCCTCGCGCAGACCGTCGCGATCTGCGCGGCGCACGGCGTGAAGATCACGTCGCAGCGGCTCGACGTCGCGTCGCGCGACGCGGTGTTCGACTGGGCGCGCAAGACGCGCGATGCGCACGGCAAGGTCAACCTCGTCTTCAACAACGCGGGCGTGTCGCTCGCGGCGCCCGCCGAGACGGCGCGAATCGAAGACTTCGAATGGATCATGGGGATCAACTTCTGGGGCGTCGTGCACGGCACCCAGGCGTTCCTGCCGTATCTGCGCGAATCGGGCGACGGCCACGTGGTCAACACGTCGAGCCTGTTCGGCCTCGTCGCGATGCCGACGCAAAGCGCGTACAACGCGACGAAGTTCGCGGTGCGCGGCTTCACCGAGGCGCTGCGCATGGAGCTCGAGCTCGAAGGTGCGCCGGTGGGCGTGACCTGCGTGCATCCGGGCGGCGTCGCGACCAACATCGCCACCGCGTCGCGGATCGATTCGAGCATCGCGACGCTGACCGGTCAGGATGTCGAAACGCATCGCCGCGCGGCGAACCGGCTCATCAACGCGACGACGCCCGAGGCAGCCGCGCGCCAGATCATCGCGGGCGTCGAGCGCAACGCGCGGCGCGTGCTTGTCGGCGCCGACGCGCGCCGCGTCGACAAGCTCGCGCGCCTGTTCGGCGCCGCGTACCAGGTCTTCGTGCTGCGCTTCGTGCGCAAGTCGCGCGCGCGCAACCTCGCGCGGCAACAGGCTGCGGCACGGCCCGCCCCCGTTACTATCAGCAAGGACCCCGCATGAGCTCGACGACAGACTGGAACGCCGCGCGCACGCCCGACGAGCGCGCGCCGCATGCGGCAACGGGCGGCGCCGCCCGCGCCACGACCGACTTCGACGTGCTGATCGTCGGCGCCGGCCTGTCCGGCGTCGGCGCCGCGTACTACCTGCGCGAGCGCTGCCCGGACGCGACGTATGCGATCCTCGAAAGCCGCGCGACGATGGGCGGCACGTGGGACCTGTTCCGCTACCCCGGCATTCGTTCGGATTCCGACATGTTCACGCTCGGCTTCAGCTTCCGGCCGTGGCACGGCGACAAGGCGATCTCGGACGGCCAGACGATCCTCGACTACATCAGGGACACCGCGCGCGCATACGGCATCGACAAGACGATCCGCTTCAGCCACAAGGTGACGGCCGCGAGCTGGGATTCGACGAGCGCGCGCTGGACGGTGCGCGTGCAGCGCGCCACAGGCGACGCGCAGCACGAGGAAGCGGTCTACACGTGCCGCTTCCTCTACATGTGCAGCGGCTACTACGATTACGACGAAGGCCACGCGCCGAGCTGGCCGGACATGGACGCGTACCAGGGCCGCATCGTGCATCCGCAGCACTGGCCGGGCGATCTCGACTACAGGGACAAGCGCGTCGTCGTGATCGGCAGCGGCGCGACCGCGGTGACGCTCGTGCCGTCGATGGCGGCCGACGCGCGCCACGTGACGATGCTGCAGCGCTCGCCGACCTACATCGTGTCGCTGCCCGCGCGCGACGCGATCGCGGACGCGCTGCGCCGCTGGCTGCCGTCGGGGCTCGCGCACCGGCTCGTGCGGCTGAAGAACGTGCTGCTGACGATGTACTTCTATAACCTCGCGCGCCGCCGCCCGGATGCGACGAAGAAATTCATCCTCCGCGCGGCGGGCAAGCAGCTCGGCCCGCAGTTCGACGTGAACAAGCATCTGACGCCGCGCTACAAGCCGTGGGACCAGCGCCTCTGCCTCGTGCCGAACGGCGATCTCTTCAAGGCGATCCGCGCGGGCCGCGCGTCGATCGCCACCGACGAGATCGAGCGCTTCACGCCGGGCGGCCTGCGCCTGAAGAGCGGCCAGCGCCTCGAGGCCGACGTGATCGTCACCGCGACGGGCCTGAAGGTGAAGATGCTGGGCGGCGCGGCCGTGACGGTAGACGGAGCGGCCGTCGACCTGTCGCAGACGGTGTCGTACAAGGGGATGATGTA from the Burkholderia humptydooensis genome contains:
- a CDS encoding SDR family NAD(P)-dependent oxidoreductase; amino-acid sequence: MRNLSGKVAAITGAGSGMGRSLAVGLARRGCHLALGDIDESSLAQTVAICAAHGVKITSQRLDVASRDAVFDWARKTRDAHGKVNLVFNNAGVSLAAPAETARIEDFEWIMGINFWGVVHGTQAFLPYLRESGDGHVVNTSSLFGLVAMPTQSAYNATKFAVRGFTEALRMELELEGAPVGVTCVHPGGVATNIATASRIDSSIATLTGQDVETHRRAANRLINATTPEAAARQIIAGVERNARRVLVGADARRVDKLARLFGAAYQVFVLRFVRKSRARNLARQQAAARPAPVTISKDPA
- a CDS encoding TetR/AcrR family transcriptional regulator, which translates into the protein MENSLELSKKGRPYGGVASEARAAERRDALIRAGTRIFGTIGFRRATVRAICQEAKLNDRYFYAAFDSADALLRCTYQHHAEQLRASVTRAVDALGGARDGLEARVDAGLAAFFAFLRNTCAARVLLLEVMGVSAETDATYQRNLLEFGKMIISLAGPVSENADARADQRIIGLALVGAMTNVGAAWLLTGYRDPEEKMVRNCRKVLLGTLRFLAAK
- a CDS encoding glutathione S-transferase family protein, with translation MSTRRPPASPIRLHRSPLSGHCHRVQLFLSLLGLPVELVEVDMRGGANRRPEFLALNPFGQVPVIEDGEFVLFDSNAILVYLAKRYGDPSWLPDDPPRAAAVQRWLSLAAGPIAYGAAAARLVTLFGAPLDRASAIRIAQRLFDVIEPELAGKRFATGGHPTIADVAAYAYIAHAPEGGVSLDPYPNLRAWLARIEALPGFVPMPASDAGLRVA
- a CDS encoding flavin-containing monooxygenase is translated as MSSTTDWNAARTPDERAPHAATGGAARATTDFDVLIVGAGLSGVGAAYYLRERCPDATYAILESRATMGGTWDLFRYPGIRSDSDMFTLGFSFRPWHGDKAISDGQTILDYIRDTARAYGIDKTIRFSHKVTAASWDSTSARWTVRVQRATGDAQHEEAVYTCRFLYMCSGYYDYDEGHAPSWPDMDAYQGRIVHPQHWPGDLDYRDKRVVVIGSGATAVTLVPSMAADARHVTMLQRSPTYIVSLPARDAIADALRRWLPSGLAHRLVRLKNVLLTMYFYNLARRRPDATKKFILRAAGKQLGPQFDVNKHLTPRYKPWDQRLCLVPNGDLFKAIRAGRASIATDEIERFTPGGLRLKSGQRLEADVIVTATGLKVKMLGGAAVTVDGAAVDLSQTVSYKGMMYSGVPNLASSFGYTNASWTLKAELIAQYVCRLLEHMRTHGYDVCVPRLAPGGMELEPAVDLTSGYIQRAAGVLPKQGTKKPWKSYQNYARDFATFRFGPLADGAMQFERRRPALAERDAPHQPAYEGR
- a CDS encoding pyridoxamine 5'-phosphate oxidase family protein, with translation MTQPASAAPEAPPPVAPFHDGELAAQRRAGVLDTAAVSGGRGIRTFMPDQHRAFFAQLPFFVVGGIDGDGQPWATLRVGAPGFVSSPQPRTLDIAGGTLRDDPLAGHWRVGSLLGGLGIELHTRRRNRINGVVASLAGDAMSVTVGQSFGNCAKYIQSRTPTPAPPRQADAAPPQRRAARLDADDRALLARADTFFIATANASDAAGGARGVDVSHRGGPPGFVRVDDDRTLTTPDYSGNNFFNTIGNLLHDPRAGLLFVDFERGDLLYVAADAEIVWDGPAIAAFDGAQRLVRLRIREVRRSAAVLPLRWSAPRFAPQFAAWSGAGAFSSSLGMESAQVLESSASSTVLKASEATQATKEMAQACAVISAPSPDTRWRTLVVAAVRDETPDVRSFHFEAADARPLAPFEPGQHLTIRLPAAARSGPLIRSYTLSDAFDGRRYRISVKRDGKASSWLHDHARPGVRIDAMAPRGAFTFDAASPRPAVFVSAGIGITPMIAMLNGALAYRAAGAPADAHAKRIYFVHGARRGAERPFAAHLADAARAHPALSVHLFDSRANGAPTDASPGRVSVDALTRVLPFGSYDFYLCGPAAFMKSLYDGLRALDVPDERIRFETFGPSGIRRTASRGGEKNDDRDDAKADRQAGEHAATVVFSRSERTVEWTPRDGTLLELAEAHGVPADSNCRSGACGTCAVRVLGGRVRYGGAVDAEVAPGMALVCMATPDCIGDAQSGPPRVTLDL
- a CDS encoding LysR family transcriptional regulator, which gives rise to MADIRDVNLNRLAIFVAVVEAGSLTAAAERLGLAKTMVSTHVQRLEAEVGASLVVRTTRRLNVTQAGRAFYDACRDILRATDAALAAVAGDAGPLRGTLRVSAPVDYGALVVAPALVALRDAHPALDVELQCDDRVVDLVRENLDVAIRLGRLADSNHRAVKLGGFERWLVASPAFVARHGAPAAPDALGALPYVMLSTVPRTTLELANARGERASVRCRRAFVSNTATACRAAVLAGGGFGVATSFSSAGDIAAGRLVRLLPGWSFPPGDIHAVFPSASHSSAKVRALIDALKVRLAASC